The genome window CTCTTTCCTAGGTGTGATCCCCCTAGGACAAACCAAATTAATGGACGAAAAAAAATGAAAGCCGTACTGACCGTCTTGGTGCGAGCCCGACGGCATTCTTGCAGGGTACGTGCGAAATTTCTTTCATTATAGTTTCGTTCAGCTTTCCGTATGCTGGGGCGACCGCGATATGGACACGGGATTTCCCTAGTGCCTCAGACGGCCAGACAACAAAAAGCCCGCCGAAGCGGGCTTTTTGAACGCGAACGCTGAAGACTTACAGCACCGACTTGAGCAGCTTGCCCATTTCGGAGGGGTTGCGCGTCGTGCGGATGCCGCAAGCTTCCATGACTTCCAGCTTGGCATCAGCCGTATCGGCGCCACCGGAGATCAGGGCGCCAGCGTGGCCCATACGCTTGCCGGCAGGAGCCGTGACACCAGCGATGAAGCCGACGACCGGCTTCTTCATGTTGTCCTTGGCCCACTCAGCAGCGTTGACTTCGTCCGGACCGCCGATTTCGCCGATCATGATGACGGCGTCGGTGTCGGGATCGTCATTGAACAGCTTCAGCACGTCAACGTGCTTCAGGCCGTTGATGGGATCGCCACCGATACCGACGGCGCTGGATTGACCCAGGCCCAGTTCGGTGACTTGCGCCACGGCTTCGTACGTCAGGGTGCCGGAGCGGCTGACGATGCCGATGCGGCCCTTGCGGTGGATGTGACCGGGCATGATGCCGATCTTGATTTCGTCGGGCGTGATCAGGCCGGGGCAGTTCGGGCCCAGCAGCAGCGTCTTGCTGCCCTTGGCCTTCATGCGGTTCTTGAGTTCCAGCATGTCACGGACCGGGATGCCTTCGGTGATGCAGATCACCAGTTCCAGTTCGGCCTCAACGGCTTCCCAGATGGCGGCAGCAGCACCGGCGGGCGGCACGTAAATGACGGACACGGTCGCACCGG of Achromobacter seleniivolatilans contains these proteins:
- the sucD gene encoding succinate--CoA ligase subunit alpha; the protein is MSILINKDTKVITQGITGKTGQFHTRMCREYANGKAAFVAGVNPKKAGEDFEGVPIFASVKDAKADTGATVSVIYVPPAGAAAAIWEAVEAELELVICITEGIPVRDMLELKNRMKAKGSKTLLLGPNCPGLITPDEIKIGIMPGHIHRKGRIGIVSRSGTLTYEAVAQVTELGLGQSSAVGIGGDPINGLKHVDVLKLFNDDPDTDAVIMIGEIGGPDEVNAAEWAKDNMKKPVVGFIAGVTAPAGKRMGHAGALISGGADTADAKLEVMEACGIRTTRNPSEMGKLLKSVL